The genomic segment AATGCCAAGGCCAGCCAGGTCAGTGTGTCCTCAGGTAATGGATGTGATGTCCGGATGCTGTTCTATAATCTCTGATCACATCATGCTGTGTGGGTGCTActgaaaaaagctttttgaagaTTCTTTCATACTCCAAAGAGAGATTTTCCCACACGTTTGATGCCTGAATTTCAgagatgacttttttttctttataaatatgtggggaaaaaaaaaaaccaaaaagtgaAATACAGGTAAAAAACCTACTAACCAGGAGCCAGCTGAACAGTAGTGCAAGGAAAAGAGTCTGGCCTGCAggcatttagtttagtttttgtaatttgATACTGATCGTAGATGAATTTTCCTCATTATTGGAAAATctactgtgaatgtgtgttaaattgtgagcttgtgtgttttgttgacaCAGACCAAGAGGACCTGAGGTTATGCAGGCAgttgtgaaatgtttgaaatgtataGACTCCGCATCGTTAAccctgtgtcctgtgtctgACCCTGATACTTTCTGCTGTGCAGGCTGGTCAGACAGCTCTGATGCTGGCCGTGAGCCACGGCAGGATGGACATGGTGCAGGCACTGCTGGCACAGGGGGCAGAAGTCAATCTCCAGGATGACGAGGGCTCCACTGCGCTGATGTGTGCAAGCGAGCATGGCCACGCTGACATTGTAAAATTACTGCTGGCACAGCCAGACTGTGATGCCACCCTGACTGATAGTGTATGTGAGTCATTGCTGCAGCCCCATGAAGCTGCTTAGAAGCTTGGTGGCTTAAAGCTGGGAAGCGGAAGCTTTCCAAGTTTTTCTCGcatgttgcattaaaaaagcaaacactttttttagaGTGTCCCTTAGATTTGTCAGGGAAGCAAAGGCGTTAGAAGTTTTCTATAAATACATATGTGTAATCTTCTGTTTTTACAGGATGAAAGCACAGCCCTCTCCATCGCGTTGGATGCAGGACATAATGACATTGCAGTGCTTCTTTATGCCCATGCAAACTTCTCCAAAGGACAGACAGGGGTATGTCAACGGCTTTACAGCTCCGGAACTGACTGTGTGTGCAGATTggcttgtttttactttttattgtctgtgtgtgtcttaacAGGCAGCTGCCCGTCACAGTGGCAAGTCTCTGTCCTCGTCTGGGGCTAGAAATATCTCTGACTGAGGTGGTGTCCCAAAGCCTGAGTGGAACctccacaacaaaaacaaggttTTAACACGATTTCAATTCAGATTCGTCTGAACGATAACCATAATTCCATTGACAGAATGCTTGTTACTCTCAGCACATTTGACTTTAGCATTTACGCAGTTTGGCACAGAGTGTTTTCCGTATAACTTTTATAGTATGTATACATGGCAAAAGTGATATTATACTATATTTGTAAGAGGTAATACATAACGTTGTATCCTGCAGTCATCTGTTTATAGCAGcagaatattattttataattgcaaaacaaaaatcaaatggaAAGTAAAGAGCTACAAatataagagaaaaaaacattcacattttgatttcaacataaaaacagattCATTTGCAATATAAGCTGATTATTGGCTGTGTAAGTACTGCTTAGCCAGATGAATCGTCCTGCATGGTAAATATATTAGACAACTTTACCAATTTAAGTGCTTCTGCTGCTAAAATTCGATTGTTGCTGATCACTTGTAAAGGAATATTTTAGCCCTTTGAGAAATACacatatttactttgtttttgctgatacCTGTAATCATGTTCATATCTGTGTGGTTAAATATGACACcagctcattttttttttttgtatatgaCAGAAATGAGATGTTAATTTGTGTGCTTCAAGCATGCTGGTAGATGAATTTCTTTTCACCTTTGcacaaaagtttttttccccatttccacTCTTTATGCACAACGGGCCTGTAACAAAATCGCTCTTTTTAAGTGGCATCTACAATATAATGCTATAATCTGATGCTGATGAAGGCTGGACAGCCGAACGGTTTCTCTcctgtaaataataaagtggCTTCTCATCACTGACTGCAGTGCTCTGTTGTAATTGGACATATTATCTGTTACATTTCCAGTGGTTTATCAGAAAATGTTAAACCTAATATTTTAGGATATTTTTTTTGTGGCACATACACTATATCCATTTCACCACGAGCGATTAAACGCACGACAAACAAGCTCTTTTCTTTTCGTACACTGGGTTAAAAAGGTTTTCTCGAGTTTGTTTCTGAATTGTGCCCTGTTTCCCTGTTTATTTTTCCCCCTGTCCATTTCCCCATTAATCAGTTGAAATCCCTAAAAGGTGCACAGAGACTATGAGATGTGCACGGGAGCTTGCAACATTTGTTCTACATTAAGCACATATCAATTTCAACATGTTTCCTGCATTCCTCCATGCAAGGGAGGTAACCCAAACTATTTCACAAAACTTTCGGTGCGTCATCAGCCGAGACAGCCGTTGGATTCACCTCTTCACACCCTCTGTCTCAGTTTCCCTGTAAGACAGGACTTTATCACCTCCCCATGTCCATCAGCTCAGCGGGTATCGTCCTCTGTGATCTGGTGTTCTGTCCACCACTTAATtcaattttgaaatgtgtaacTTTCGTGGAGTATGTCAAGCGGCCAGGATCTTTAAAATGTAAGCAGAAAAGAAGTAGGTAGCTGTAAATGACTGACTTATGGTTAGCTGCCTTTATGACCTGACACATCAGCACACAGCCTTGAGAACTGATCAGAGCAAACTTGGCTCCATCCTTGTTTGCACTACTGCAAATTAAAGGTGAATTTCGGCTTTGAATAAGCTATGAATCATTCATCAAACATTTGGAATAGCCTGACCCTGGAAGCGTTCCGGCTGTTTTAATGAATATTCCGTAGAAGCGTcaacacatatatattttatttcagaatttCAATCATAAATCCATTTTTAGACATTAGTAAAACATGCAGTGACACAGTGGGTTGCCTGTGCTTTTTGTCTTCTGCGTCTGGCTACATGATTTACATTCAATTTAGTTGCAAAGCTTTTAAAAGTGCGGCTAAAGAAGGTGGAAAGCTCGGCTAAAATCACAGGGTGGATgtataaaattatgttttcgTGTGTGACTGTGTCCCATTACTgcgagcttgtgtgtgtgtgcgcgcgcgagACTGAGAGCACTCTGAGTCATTTCCCTGCAACAGCAATAAAATACAGTGATATACAAGGTCTACCAACAAAATttgctgttgccatggtaacagtcAGTGGTTTTGAGCAAGTGGTTCTTGGGAACATAGTACTCAAATGATATCTCTGTTTCACTGCTAATCCAGTCACTTCACACTGGCCCACGGTTTGAGCAGGAAAACTGCCTCGCAACTCATGAAAGCCATTATGCAAAAGGTGCACTCAATTcaattttttccatttgttcaaTTTCTTTAAACATGAAAGCGATATGAAGCTGGCATCACAAATGCGCAGTCGTACATTTACATAGATTGCAGTGCACTGCACACGGTATCCGTACATGCCAACAACTGCAGGACTCCTCTTCACAGTGTTGACATCTAAAATAAATTTGCCCGCTGATTTATTGTTTCTGCccgtctgagtgtgtgtgtgtatgtgtgtgtgtgtgtgtgtgtgtgcttttgcagTTTAAACGTTTTGTACTCCACAACATGTGCCTCTTTTTTCCCAAAACTGGTTACACCGTGTCACGTTCGGTCATAATCAcacaaattataaaatacacaagGATTTAGAAGGATTATATATGTGATGGCGATGATGTAAgaacataaaactgaaaattttaTCAACTGGTTGATTTTGGTATTCTGAAAACATCAACATACAGTAGGTGGCTTATCTCACTTTCAGAGACTTAAAGGTCATTTGGACTCTGGGCAAAGGAGATTTTCATATTCCTATGCGGTAATTAAGATTAAGTCACATTCAACTTTGAGCTGCTGTTGTCAATATTTCCATGACAACAATTGATCAAAGGGCTCTGTGTTGTCTACAGGGTTGCATATATCAATGATCCCACAGAGAACAATGATTATTGACATGTTTCAGCTCATTAGTTTTTAGGTCTGCAGATTTACTGTTTCAGTTCACTGCTTTCGTGATCTTGCTTTCAGGCGTAGCAGGCAGCAGGACCTCTACCCACACAGCTATGAGAGCTTGAACAGAGCTAGAAGAGGGTGATATTAATGGACTTGCATTCATCAAGTGGACAGAAACATGACAAGCAAATAAATGCCAATGTCACTCTCCGTCTGCTGGAtgtgaaaacaggaaaaggTTGATCTGAAAAGGTGACAGTATGTCAGTGTTGTATCACATTTCTTCCACTGCCCCTAAGTTGCCTGTATATCCAAATCAAAAGAAGATAGAGTATGTGATGCCAGCTGTTGTGGGCTGGTCTGCACATGTGGCCAAGCCACTGTCAGTCACATGTGATTAAGCCACGGCCAGTCTGATGCAGATCCTCCTAAATATGCAAGAGAGTACGTTTTGGCGTTTTGAAACATTACTGAATAATACAAGATTTTCCCTGCATTTAAACATATCATAATGTTACAGAGTCTTTTGGAGGCTTGAACTTCATCAGTTTGACTGTAAGAGCAGGACACTCTCTAAAAGTGAAGTATGACAAATGGCCTTGGCCCGCTGCAGGGGGATCAACCATGCTGGTTGGCATGAACACACTGCCGGGGGGATCCCAGTTCAGTTCATATGCATAATGagtttctttctgtttgcatCGAATTCCAGCCCCAGCAGCTCAGGTCCCACAGTTGCCAAGTTTCTACACTAAAAGGCCAGTGATGATGTCTTAGACCTGATCTGGACATGGAACAGCATCTTTTTACTTTCAGTCCTGTTTTCTTGTGAATCCTTCATTTCCTGTGCTGTGTGCTGTTTTCCAGCAGTCTCTTTGCATAACATGTTGGAAGAAAACACTCTAATTGATTTACAGAAACCAGATGTGTTGGACTATCAAGCCAAACTAAAAGAAGCTCCTCTGTTTTCACTGCAATTGTTACAGCTCAGTGTTGCACACGTCGTTCTCCTTGCCGTGTCGGGAAAATGGATTACGTGTAATCTGAGTCAATATTTATGCATTAATCACCCTGCTGGAATTCTAGAGCTGCACATAGAAAACATGCTCTCACATGGACCACGGATGTCCGTTTTGCTGCACGCTGGACTCATGTTTCTCCAAGATCCAGTGCAACCCCGTTTATTCCTCTAGAATGCAttgcaaatacagaaatatataaataaatttcgagagaaaaaaaaaatggacccGATAACTTTAACAGCAGGGTAGgagcaagaggaggaaaaaaaaaaaccgtcTGGCAACAGTCgatattaaaaacatgcagaggGAGACAAGCTCGGGGCCTTCCAGAGTCAGGAAAAAGACTTCGGAGAGCTGCAGACAGGAGATGGGTATGGCATTTGTATTTCCCCCCAGCCCATTGATTTGTATATGAAAACATAGCGCTTTTATTCTCCCCCCTTCTGGGCTCTGCTTCTGAGTGATCAGCTGATGAAGAGACTAGCAGCTCGCCGCTATGCTGGCTTGCTAATTCTCTCCCCCACAGCTGCAGCCGATCCTGATAACCAGCCTGCAGATTGCAGTCAGGTAAATATCTTCCTCCATGTCTTTCTTCTTAGGCTCAGGATTCAGCCAGGCTACATCGCatgggaagagagaaagagatggataaaatgtgtgtgtgtgtgtgtttgtgcgtttgAACGTGTGCGTGCGCGTCAcggttgtatgtgtgtgtgtgcgtgtgcgtgtgtgcgtgcgtgtgtgtgtgcgtgcgggGCAGGGAAAGAGAGCGAGTGTCTGTGAGTTTATTCGTGtctgtctgcagtgtgtgtgtgtgtgtgtgaacgagtgcggggtggtggtggggggggtgtAGGTGTGCGTTGTAACAGATGAGAGGGAATCTTTGCCAGATTAGTCAGGGAAGAGGCAGGCTGGTTAGGAGATAGCACAGGCATGGAGCAgcatcacatgcacacactgacaccCTTCCGCTCACACATGCACGGTCAATCAGGCAGCTCTCAGCTGTGTTATACATCTTTGAGGATTACCCTCTATCCCTCCAGTATTCCACTGGAACGATTGCAGCCCCCTTAGAGAGAGCGGCGGGGCTTTTTTCAAAGCCCACGTTTGAGCCGAGCACTGATGAGCAGGATTTCCATTGTTGCCTCTccagtgttgttgttgtctccTCTAACTCACTTCTCTGCCATGTCTTGTGCTTGGGAAGTGCAGGCATGCGTTTGGCTTTTTACTGTATCACAGCGTCTGTCACCATCAGTCCTGTGTTCTGACGCTTGGCAactgttaatgttgtttttctgtaataTCTGCGCATGCTACTGTTCCTGTTCCTCCTGTAagtgtttgcaaaatgttttcagcacACTTTCGTGTCTGTCcttgagaaatacattttcacgtgcatgctctttgtgtgtgtgtgtgtgtgtgtactgtatatgactGATGCATTAATATTCTGTTTGGATTGGGCAGCACGGCTTCTCTGtttcctcccttttctctccAGTCGGTTGCAGCtgctgttgcagcagcagcagctgctgctgctcgaGCTGCCCCTGCTGCATGCATACTCATGTTTCTGGCCTTTAACTGCCTTTGTGTAAAATACAGTGGTTGCTGCAGATATTGGAGATGGTGTGATAAAATGCTTGAAAATAACTCAGGATGCAGCATACACACAACATACACCAAAAATCCTGTTTTCTATCACGGCTTTGTGCATGAAGACAAACGTGAACCGGGAAAATGGGAATTAATATTGACTCGATTATTTGCATTTCTTAGATTCCCCGGCTCAAATTCATTCCCATTCGCTGTGCATTCAAAATCTAAATTCAGCCTCCCCTTGATAATCATCTGACATCAAAGCgtccagaaaaaaaagaatctgtaCTAAATTTGCAGAGACAGCACAGCAGTTGTGTCGCTCCGGTCCATGCAAATTCAGACATTGTGATGAATAAACAAACCCTCATTCACTTGAATATACAACCATACTCTATAATTCTGAATCCTTTAGCTCTCGCCAGTGCTGCTGATGTGATGGAGAATTTAATCTTTAATTGAAGAGTTTTACAGTTTAACTCTATAGGATGTTTGAAAACGTGctgtatactgtgtgtgtagaTTCTGAGAACCGTCGCGTGAAAGTCAAAGGTCgcagttcttcttctttcctcccattctttgtttttgtccttgtaATGCTGAAGAACAAATAGAACGCCAGTGGAAGGACGTATGGTGCACAGAGCGCATGTTTTTATAATACAATGTTTCATGCACCATACCTTACTCCCTATAACTTTGTTAGATGTCCCCACCCatccctccctcttcctgcaGCCTGAGGCAAATGAGAACGGTTCCCTGGAGGAGATGGAAGAGGACATCACTCTGAAGAAGCGTAAAGTTGATCATCATGGAGAGAAAGAGCTCCAGACTGTGCAGACAGATTCTGGTGAAAAGGTCAAAAGGAAGCGAGGTCGCCCGCCGGCTGAGAAACTGCCTCCGAATCCACCTGAGCTCACCAGAACACTAAACACGCTGGTGGACATGGTTATCAACTACAAGGACGGGTGAGGCTGCCCAATTATTTGTGGCCTGCCTGTGTCATCATAGAGTTGTGATGCATGCTAGTGAAAAAACaccaacttttttccttttcaccaTTCGCTGCTAGATTGAACTGAGCTTTAACAGTCTAAAAGTTTCCCAAGCAAAACAAGAAGGACTATTGAACTATTGTTTGTGTCAAGCTTAGCCGTGCAGGCCGTATGCTGCAACATCAGTGCAGCAATCAAGCTGGGATTGTGATACAAATAAGACGCTATTTACCTGTTGTTTAACCAGCTGATTTCACTGTTATCACACCATTCAATGGGGCATTAGCAAGTAACACACAGCCCATGCTTAATGTTCCGTGGGTAGCTTTCCACCTTCCAGACATGTAATACAAGGGCGACTTCCAGGGGTTGTATTGAGTATTACATAGGTTCGAGGAACttggtgaaatattttaaagaaggGTTACAGAGGAGGTTTTACTGGAAGCGTGAATGTGAAAGCTGACTGTAGATTTGGCGATTTGGCGGCTGCATTTGTGAGGCGCATGTATCACGAAACCAGTAGGCTGCTAGTCCAGCTGTTTACACTGCAAATGTCACTCACATTATACATGCGTTATGTGTAATTCAAGACCTAAAGTCCATTTTCCTGTTCCCAAGGCGTCAAATAGTGGTACTCCTGTCCCATAGTAACGCCAAAGGGTCAATATCGTACGACAATACGACGAGGCCGTGGGATGAGAACGAGTTGAAATTACTGCCtgaaaaatttgaaatttttatccaaagttaaGAAGATAAGTTAAGGCCTCAGTCTTCCGCTACTATCAGCAGTCATGCTGGATTTTGGCTCATCTAAAGTTCAAGCATCTGCAGGCACAAGCCACACATGACATAATGACTTATCCCATTGTGCTTCCAGGCTGGGTCGACAGATCAGCAAAGGTTTTGTGCAGCTTCCCTCCAAGAAGGAGGTCCCTGAATACTACGAGCTGATCCGAAAGCCTGTGGACTTCAGAAGGATCAGGGTACGTGTCACCCTCATGACTCACACTCCGATATCACTGTTACCTGCTGAGACGCAACTCAAACAGATGTGTTGTGCAGCAAATGGCCGCGTCTGttcttcttttaaataataaataataaaaaatagttCACatggtctgtgtgtttgaaaaacacaaagcagtaaaaatccagtaaaaaaaaaagtttgtgttgTGGATATTTGGATGTGTTgaattatctttaaaaaaacataaacaaacaaaaatgtattttatatatatgtgtgtatgtgtgtgtatatatgtatgtatatattcaCAACTGTTAGTAAAAAGTGTGTGACATGTGCCAGAGGTAAAGAAAAGCTAAATGACTGCAGTGGTTTGAGGAAGGCTTGCTTCCTCTATATCAAGTTATATGTAAACgtaatatacattttcatatttatgatACAGAGATTTACACAATgctaaaaaaaggcaaagaccTCAGATGTTTAGACGTTCAGTGTTGGATGTCACCGACCTTTCTTGGCCTCCTAATCTGACTTTAAAGGACCTTGGGAGCTCAAGCAGCAACCTTAACCTGAGCTAAACCTCAAATGTATTGCTTGTCTCCGCCTTGTTCAAAAAATTAGATCACCAAGTGCATCTTTTAAAACTGCAGTGAAAACATAGGAAAGGATTTTTAGGATCTATACTATTTATGCAGTGACATGTTTCCAtctttgtgctttatttatgATGGTCTGGTGTATTTGGTGGCAAACACAAGCAAGGCTTCAAGTATCACGCTTGGCTACAAAAAAACCTGAGCTGTGAAGTTAAGATTCAGTAGCACATCAAACTCCCAAAACCCGTAGAAAAATGCATGTCCACACCGCAAACTTTTCTCCTGCGACGTTACTCGAAGTTGTTCAGTACAGTTTGGAAAAGCTACTGAATCGGAATTTCAGTAACTGGGACTGAACTTTTATAGCTTTCACAATATCAAAGGTCGACGGCTTTCGACGTGTCCCCTTCAGGGTTCGCCGCAGCGGAACGctgatctgtttttttcttttacgcCGGTTGCCCTTTCGTCACGACCCTCCTGTTttgtctgggcttgggaccCGAGCCCTCgatggcccttgatggctgggcggggccatgCCTGGCGGTGTAGGATTCAATCcagcggccttctgcatcccaacccgatgctctacccactgagccaccaggccccctttaGCTTTCACAATAAACTAAACAGTTCGAGAGGTTATGAGGTCTGTGATGATCGGAGCAGTGATTTGCGTTCTTACATGACTTCACCTTGTGTGCTCCTCTAAATCATTCTCTATAATTTGGGACCTGACTTAGAGGTTAAAAGAATAGTTGGACATTTGGGGGAAAAGGCTTTTTTGCTTTCATACTGAGAGTTAGACGAGAAGATCAGTGCAACTCTGACCTGCCCACTGTAGCCAAGAAACACTTCCAGACGTAACTAAGATGTAACGACCCATAGTGCTTTTCGAGCACACGATACCTATTTATCTTGACTTGACTCTATTTGCCCTCGTTGGTGATTGTACCTGGTAGctggtactttttttttagcatcacCTGTGTTGAACAACATTCCTCCAATATCCTCCATTGTTCTCATGTGTGTGCCACATTAAAAATGATGCCACTGCAGTTTTATATAGTGTCGCTATGACAACCAGCTTGAGATTGAGAACACATTATATCTGCAGTGGAAAATGAAGTACCTGGTACCGAAAGAGAGTAGAGTCAAGTCTCTTCCAAGCAGTGGAAAAGTGCAAGACATAGCACATTTTTAGAGAGCGGCAGGTCTAGTTTCGTATTTAGAGAACAGACAGGAATTTTTCCTCAATTCTCAGCTGTAACTCTCAGCAAGGAAGTGAATTAGCATATTGTTCACAGGGTCTGGGTTTGGTATTTCTGTCTTTTGGAATTCAAATTTTGCTTACACTCTCGGATTGATACTTCTTACTAACtccattttcagaaaagtttggatttagttttttaaatgcaacaaaaacaatcaaataaaatcaGACAACATACAAAACGTTTGTCAGTGAAATACAATATAACCCTTTATTGTACTGATGTCAGAAAATCAGGGCTGGAGCGAATTAACAAattgaagactttttttttcatagcgTTTCAGAAAAAGCCCCAGCTTTTCTTGAAATGGGGTTTGTAAAATGGCTTACAAATAGCTGATTATTTATTGGACCCTGACTTCTGCTTCACAGGAACGTGTGCGTAATCACAAGTACAGAAGTGTGGGGGACTTGGAAAAGGATATTTTCCTCCTGTGTCACAATGCCCAGACTTATAACTTGGAGGGATCTCAGGTGAACCCCAAGgaattcattctttttaaatcaacaaaattgtttttcacaCTCTCGATTCTATTATTTTAGGCCATAAATGGGTTTGGATCTGGATGTGGTGAAAAACGACGCGTTCTGATTATCTGCGCTCCCTGCtgtctgcatatgtgtgtgtgtgtgtgtgtgtttgtgtgtgtgcgtgcacatgtgtctttgtttacCGCTGCAGATCTATGAGGATTCAATTGTCATTAAGTCTGTTTTTGAGAGCGCGAGACAGAGAATTGTCACAGACGAGGAACAGAAAGAGACGGTTAGTGCCGGTCACAGCGATAATGGCAGCAGAGCTGAAGACCAATTTGTTCCATCAGCAGGTGAGAgttgaaacacaaacatcaggAGAGCTGGTGTTTTACACGAGTGACCAAGTGAAAGCAAAAAGAAGATTAGGACAGAGATTGCttcacaacaaaatcaattATTGCATGTTGGCTGTTCTTACTTTTGAATTACCTGCTGACATTTTTTCTCGTGAGACTCATCTTgccttttctgtttattatcaGTGAAACCACTACCGATCCAGCTAAAGAAGGTGACTAAGGAGGAGAGAAGCAGAAATACCATATCCAAGAGGCTCCACAGTGACATAGACAGTGATGAGGATCTAGAAGATAACACCACAAAAGATGAAGGTTGAACTGAAAGgccctccatttttttttttttttttttttttttgtattcttatTTATGTCGACTCTCTGCCGCATCTCTTCATtggtttcttcattttctgagTGGGAGAAAGGTCTTTGAAAATACCGCGAGAAGGACCACTCAAAAAGAGGCACTCGTGGAacaatgctttttcttttagatAATTCAAGCCACTCAAACACATCTTTGCTGCACATTGTGCTGTTCTTTTTAATTTAGCTGGtcttttacaataataataataataatacccaTTTTATCTGCCTTAGTCGCTGTGATTGCAGATTCTGCAGATATTCAGAACCAACACCAATGTCACTGACTGTTTTTATTCAGTATATTTGATTGTATGAAATGCCTTCATATGTCTTGGAGCATGATATGTATACTGTATCTCTCCTGAAGCTGGCTCTTCCAGATCAGCAACCCCCCTTGATGACAGTGTTGATGTGTTCAGGTCTAAAGAATTGAAGCACACAggaagctctttttttttacgAAAATGCGAACAAGTTTGGTTGGTTTTAGAAAAGATACATCTgtaactcaaaaaaaaaaaaaaaaagaagtttgttgCAGAATGAAATCAAAGATAGTTATCTAGTACTAACATTATgccttttgtctgtttctgatACTTGGATGGATTAAGTTTGGGTCCAAGCAGCAATGTTCATATTATTTGTATCCCTTGTGCTATAGTATATTCACATATTGTACAGTTTGTGTGAAGagtaagtaaaaaataaattgctttttcatttgctcTCCTGGTTATTGGAGAGGatggaaaatgtcattgttaAGACAATCCCTGGAAACATGTATCACAAAAACACTTGCAAAATAAATTTTACCAAAAAGTTCCACTTGTTGGTTATTagtattgaattatttttttgaattattGTTAGTTTTTGTGTAGCACAAGAAAGCATATAAGCCATCTTTGAACTTTTCCttcaagtgtgtttttcttttcaccacCAGGGGGCAGAGTGGCTCCGAAACAAACACAGCCACCTTTGCAGTGGTCTTTCTACCTtatgttgaatttaattgatttCCACCAATTAAATTCCCACAGTTCAATAGTAGGGAGGGAGCCATTGGGGCTAGAAATCCGTGGAGACCTGCCAGTTGAGCTCATTTCGTGTGGAATCTCTCAGTTCAAGCAAAGCTTTCACTTTGCAAGAGGAAGATGAGTCAGTGTTCAAAGAGCAAAGAGCGTCGAACGCTTGTTGTTCCAGCAGTGACTGAGAAACAGTGTGCAGACAACAAGTGGCGGCACCTGTCTATTAATGTGCTGGcagtaaaagtaaatgtcaGACCACCTTATGTACATAAATGTATCATTAAGTCATTAGAGTGAATCTACCATACGCAGTAAAGCCTACTGATACAAACAGCTGTTCTGGGCTTGAGTTTTAATTTTTGCTGCAGATGCCAAATGACATTGTTTTTTACGTATTTGCTATTGAGCTTTTAAACTTGCTGTAAGAAGTTTCTCTCTACCATCTGCTGTCTCTCTGACCTTCACAGATGCAAGAGATCAGcacagtgtttcagtgttttagttACAGCCTATAGACTTGACAGACAAGAAcaaaatgacagctgagattCCACCGATGAAACTTTGACAACACAGCTCATTACTGCAATGCTGTCTGACACCTGGCTGACACGTCCAGAGGTAAAAGTGCCTTGGGTGCACCACCACTGAGGTTTTACCTGTAAGGGAAGAATATTTTGttgcacattaaaataaatagggACCAGTGGCTGCCTGAGAACAGGACCTAAAAATGAATGGTAGAAATATTACGTTGAATATACAATGAAGTACAATGAGTTGGCTAAAGCATCCAAAGTGTAAAGTTTCTGTTATGGTACAGTGCCATAATTACCCAC from the Channa argus isolate prfri chromosome 18, Channa argus male v1.0, whole genome shotgun sequence genome contains:
- the LOC137104017 gene encoding probable global transcription activator SNF2L2 isoform X2 yields the protein MEEDITLKKRKVDHHGEKELQTVQTDSGEKVKRKRGRPPAEKLPPNPPELTRTLNTLVDMVINYKDGLGRQISKGFVQLPSKKEVPEYYELIRKPVDFRRIRERVRNHKYRSVGDLEKDIFLLCHNAQTYNLEGSQIYEDSIVIKSVFESARQRIVTDEEQKETVSAGHSDNGSRAEDQFVPSAVKPLPIQLKKVTKEERSRNTISKRLHSDIDSDEDLEDNTTKDEG
- the LOC137104017 gene encoding probable global transcription activator SNF2L2 isoform X1, coding for MKRLAARRYAGLLILSPTAAADPDNQPADCSQPEANENGSLEEMEEDITLKKRKVDHHGEKELQTVQTDSGEKVKRKRGRPPAEKLPPNPPELTRTLNTLVDMVINYKDGLGRQISKGFVQLPSKKEVPEYYELIRKPVDFRRIRERVRNHKYRSVGDLEKDIFLLCHNAQTYNLEGSQIYEDSIVIKSVFESARQRIVTDEEQKETVSAGHSDNGSRAEDQFVPSAVKPLPIQLKKVTKEERSRNTISKRLHSDIDSDEDLEDNTTKDEG